The genomic DNA CCTGATGGTTCACCTAATACAGCACACACAACAAATCCTGTTCCTGTTATTTTAATTGATAATGAATTAAAAACGATCAAAGATGGTATTTTAGGAGACATGGCACCTACTATTTTAAAACTCATAGGTGTTGAGCAACCGGAATCTATGACCCAGCATGCCTTGGTTTAAATAAGTAAAAAATAAATTGTTGTACTTTTGTTATAAACCCGAGTTTATAACTTATAATGAATTTTAATAACCAACTTATTATTGCAATCGATTTTGATGGAACTATTGTTGAGGACGCATATCCTAAAATAGGAAAACCCATATTGTTTGCTTTTGAAACTTTAAAACAGTTACAAGATGACGGACATCGCCTTATTTTATGGACTTACAGATCTGGTGAAAGATTAAAAGAAGCCGTCAAGTTTTGTGAGGATAATGGGATTGTTTTTTATGCTGTAAATAATAGCTTTCCTGAAGAGAAATACACTGACGACGTTAGCAGAAAAATTAATGCTGACTTATTTATTGATGATAGAAATATAGGAGGTTTCTTAGGTTGGGGAGAAATATATCAACTACTCACAAATACCAAACCTCCTGAAATAGAAAAAAAGAAAGGTTTTTTCGGCTTTCTAAAATAGCGCTTTTTAAATGAGTTCATAATACGTCTTATTAATATATTCTCTATGATCTGGATGTGCTATGTCTACCAAAGCTTTCACTCTTTCCTGAATCGTTTTTCCATATAAATTAGCTATTCCATATTCTGTAACAACATGGTGCACATGTGCTCTGGTAGTAACAACACCAGCGCCTGGTTTTAAAGACGGAACGATTCTACTAACACCCTTTTTTGTAATTGAAGGCAATGCTATAATAGCTTTCCCTCCGTGGCTTAAAGATGCGCCTCTAATGTAATCCATTTGTCCTCCTACTCCCGAATACATTTTAGCTCCAATAGAATCCGCGCAAACTTGTCCTGTTAAATCTATCTCAATAGCAGAGTTAATGGCAACCATCCTAGGGTTTTGTTTAATAACAGACACGTCATTCACATAATCTGAAGCACGCATTTCAACAAAAGGGTTGTCATCTACATAATCATACAACCTTTTAGAACCAATTAAAAATGTTGCCAATGCACGTCCGGGGTTAACACCTTTAAAGTTTCCATTAATTACATCTTTTAAAATTAAATCAATGACCCCATCAGAAAACATTTCTGTATGCAACCCTAAATCTTTATGATTTGTCAAGCGCGATAATACAGCATTAGGAATTGTTCCTATTCCCATTTGCAGTGTGCTTTTATCTTCAATTAAACTAGCTACATAGTCGCCTATTTTATTTTCAATAGCCGATGGATTTCCATACGCATGGGCAGGTATAGGTTCGTTACATTCAACAAATAAATCTATCTCAGTAATATGAATAATACCATCTCCATGGGTTCTTGGCATTTGTTCATTTACTTGAGCAATGACAATTTTTGCATTATCTATAGCAGCCAAACTAGCTTCAACCGAAACACCCAACGAACAATACCCATGTTTATCTGGAACAGATACATGAATTAACGCGACATCCAACGGTAAGATATTTCTCTTAAACAATAATGGTAATTCACTTAAAAAAACAGGAGTATAAGATCCGTTACCGGCAGTTAATGTATGCCGCACATTATTTCCAATAAAAAACGAATTCACATGAAAACTATCACTAAGTTTCGGGTTAGCATAACCTGTCTCGCCTTCTACATGTAGATGACAAACCTCAACATTTCTTAATTCCTCATGGCGTTCCGTCATGGCATTCATTAACAATTGTGGAGCTGCAGCTGCTGCTTGTACATAAACCCTATTGTTACTGTTAATTACTTTTACGGCATCTTCAGCACTAACAATCTTATACATCTCAATTTAATTTAGTACATAAATTTATTCATTTCTACCCTTTTAAAAAATGTCAAAAGTCATGTTATCATTAAAAATATTAATACTTAATTTTAAGTATCTTTGCCATTATTTTTTTAGACATGATTGTAGTAAAAACAAAAGAAGAAATAGAGTTAATGCGTCAAAGTGCATTAATAGTTTCAAAAACGCTTGGCATGCTTGCCAAAGAAGTTAAGGAAGGGGTTTCCACCATGCAACTAGATAAGCTTGCTGAAGAATTTATAAGAGATCAAGGGGCTTTACCAGGGTTTTTAGGGTTGTACGACTGTCCTTCAACCTTACTTTGTAGCGTAAACGAGGCTGTAGTACATGGTTTACCAACAAACACCCCTTTAAAAGATGGCGACATTGTTTCTATTGACTGTGGTGCATTAATGAACGAGTTTTACGGAGATCATGCATATACTTTTGAAATTGGTGATGTAGACCCTGAAACAAAAAAGCTTATACAAATAACTAAAGAATCTCTTTATGTTGGTATTAGAGAGTTTAAAGCAAATAATCGTGTTGGTGATGTTGGCTATGCTATACAAAAATATTGTGAAGATCATGGTTATGGCGTTGTTCGCGAATTAGTTGGGCATGGACTAGGTAAAAAGATGCATGAAGATCCAGAAATGCCAAATTACGGTAAACGTGGTCGTGGTAAGAAATTCATTGAAGGTATGGTCGTTGCCATAGAACCTATGATAAATGGAGGTACTCATAAAGTAAGACAATTAAAAGACGGTTGGACTATTGTTACTCAAGATGGTAAGCCTAGTGTTCATTTTGAGCATGATGTGGCACTTGTAAATGGGAAACCCGAAATACTATCAACGTTTGCTTATGTACATGAAGCTTTAGGAATTGTGAGCACTGAAGAAGACGAGTTTAGACAAAAGGCTTTAGTCTTATAAGTTATACGCAGAGATACGCGGAGGCTCACTGAGATACACAGAGAAAATTAATGAAAAATAATCTTACTGAAAAAATTATAGGGGCTGCTATTGAAGTGCATCGAGCCTTGGGTCCTGGATTATTAGAATCTGCATATCAGGAATGTTTACTTTTTGAGTTAAAACGTTTAGGCTTAAGTACCTCTAAAGAAATTGCACTTCCTATAATATATAAGGATATAAAATTAGATCATGGCTATAGAATCGACTTGTTAGTCGAGAACAAAATTGTGGTAGAGCTTAAAACTGTTGAAACTTTTAGTGATGTCCATTTTGCACAAATATTGACTTATATGAAATTAGGGAATTATCCATTAGGATTATTAATAAACTTCCATACCAAACTTTTAAAAAACGGAATTAAACGATTTATAAACACACCTCAGTGAATCTCTGTGAATTCTCTGTGTAACTCAGCGATACAACTTGAAAAAAGTCTTCAAACTTATACTTAACACAATACCAAGACCTTTACTCATAAGGTTAAGTTACATCGTTCGTCCTGTTTTAGCCTTCATCTTAAAAGGCAACACATATACCGACCCTATAGATAATAAGAGCTTTAAAACTTTCTTACCTTATGGTTATGGAAATCAAAGAAACAATGTGCTCTCCCCTTCTACCCTTTCTTTAGAGCGTCATAGATTGCTATGGTTATACTTAAAAAACGAAACTGATTTCTTTCAGCCTGAACCTGTTTCAGGTTCTTCGACAAAAGAATCGAAAAGAATTATTTTAAGAGCTACCGAAACAAGTTCGGCATTAAAGGTATTGCATTTTGCTCCAGAACAAGCATTTTACAAACGTTTTAGAAAGATGAAAAACCTTGATTATGTGACAACCGATTTGAATTCCCCTTTAGCTGACGTAAAAGCCGATATTTGTAACCTGCCGTTTGAAGATGATGCGTTCGACATTATTTTTTGCAATCACGTTTTAGAACATATTCCAGACGATACCAAAGCCATGCAAGAACTGTATCGGGTTTTAAAAGTTGGGGGCATGGGTATTTTTCAAATTCCACAAGACTTAGCAAGAGAACAAACTTTTGAAGATAATACTATAACGGATAAGAAAGAGCGTGCCAAAATATTTGGACAATATGACCATGTACGCGTGTATGGCCGTGATTATTTTGATAAACTCCGTAGCATTGGTTTTAAAGTCGATGAAGTGGATTACACTGCTAACCTTTCAAAAGGAGCTATTGAGAAGTACTGCTTAGCAAAAGGTGAAATTATTCCCGTAGTTTATAAATAAAAATGATTTATTAAACCCATTCTTTATGACACAACAAATTATAATTGCTACAGGAGCTTTATTTGGTATGCTATCTGTAATTTTTGGAGCTTTTGGAGCTCATGCATTAAAGAAAATTTTATCTACCGAACAGTTACATAGTTTTGAAGTTGGTGTTAAATACCAAATGTATCATGCTATTGTATTATTAACTATAGGTCTAAATTCTAATAATATAGCCTCTACAACATATTGGTGCTTTACCTTAGGAGTTATATTATTCTCTTTTAGTATTTATGGGTTAATATTATCAGATGCTAAAGGGAAAAAGTTTCGATTTTTAGGTCCTATTACTCCAATAGGAGGTTTACTTTTAGTTATTGGCTGGTTACTTTTACTCATTAACGTATTATAAAACACACTTACTTTATAAGTTACCGTTCAGTAAACCCATTCAAAGACAAAGTTTGCAGTTCTTTTTTATCATTTTCAAAAATCAAAAAAACCTTAAGTTCGGGGTGTGATTTTAAAAAAACTTTCACTTTTTCAATCCCCATGGTTTTAAACGCCGTTGCGTAGGCATCAGCAATCATACAATCCTTAGCAATTACAGAAATGCTTAGCAAATTTGTTTTACTTGGGTACCCTGTCTTTGTATCGATAATATGGGCATACCGATTGCCATCTTTATCTATTTTAAACTTTCTGTAGGTTCCCGAAGTTGCCATCGCTTCATTAGTCAAAATAAGTGTTCTGGAAAGCGATTGAGTACCATCAAAATTAGGATTCTCTACACCAACCGTCCATCCATTGTTTTTTTCAATATTAATGCCTTTGGCATGAAGCTCTCCTCCTATATTAACGATATAATTCTGAGCGCCTTTCTTATCCAAGAATTCCGCAATAATGTCCACTGCATATCCTTTTGCTATGGCATTAAAATCTAAAAAGGTTCCTTTTGGTTTTGTAATAGTATGATCCGTTCTGAGAACCTTATTGAAACCAACAGTTAACATCAAACTATCAATTTTTAAACTATCTAAGTTCACTATTTTACCCTCAGATCCAAAATCCCAGGCATTTACAATGGCACCAATGGTAGGATCGAAAGCCCCTTCTGTTTCCTTATAAATTGTTTTTGAAACTTCATATACCTTTCTAAAATGTGTGTCAATTTCAACTGTTTCGTTTCTATTCAACTTAGAAATATCTGAGTTAGTCTGATACGTAGACATAGACTTATTAATCACATAAAATAAACTATCAATTTGTTTTTCATAATTTACTTCTGAGCTATATGTTACTTCATAAAATGTTCCAAAAACGGTTCCGGAAAGCTTCGTGTTTTTTAGTTCTTTTTCACAAGAAATCGATAATAAAAAGACCAATAGTAATGTAATCTGCTTCATTTAATTAAAATTCGTTTCTAAAACCTGTATCCCGTTATATTCTAAAAGGTATTCCTCATTTAAATAAATAGGTCCTTTTTTTTCATCCAGATTACCCAACCCAACACCAGCATATAGAACCTTTGCATCCTTTTCCCTAGCATGTTTTTTAAATGATTCC from Flavivirga abyssicola includes the following:
- a CDS encoding BT0820 family HAD-type phosphatase, which codes for MNFNNQLIIAIDFDGTIVEDAYPKIGKPILFAFETLKQLQDDGHRLILWTYRSGERLKEAVKFCEDNGIVFYAVNNSFPEEKYTDDVSRKINADLFIDDRNIGGFLGWGEIYQLLTNTKPPEIEKKKGFFGFLK
- a CDS encoding acetyl-CoA hydrolase/transferase family protein, which translates into the protein MYKIVSAEDAVKVINSNNRVYVQAAAAAPQLLMNAMTERHEELRNVEVCHLHVEGETGYANPKLSDSFHVNSFFIGNNVRHTLTAGNGSYTPVFLSELPLLFKRNILPLDVALIHVSVPDKHGYCSLGVSVEASLAAIDNAKIVIAQVNEQMPRTHGDGIIHITEIDLFVECNEPIPAHAYGNPSAIENKIGDYVASLIEDKSTLQMGIGTIPNAVLSRLTNHKDLGLHTEMFSDGVIDLILKDVINGNFKGVNPGRALATFLIGSKRLYDYVDDNPFVEMRASDYVNDVSVIKQNPRMVAINSAIEIDLTGQVCADSIGAKMYSGVGGQMDYIRGASLSHGGKAIIALPSITKKGVSRIVPSLKPGAGVVTTRAHVHHVVTEYGIANLYGKTIQERVKALVDIAHPDHREYINKTYYELI
- the map gene encoding type I methionyl aminopeptidase, translating into MIVVKTKEEIELMRQSALIVSKTLGMLAKEVKEGVSTMQLDKLAEEFIRDQGALPGFLGLYDCPSTLLCSVNEAVVHGLPTNTPLKDGDIVSIDCGALMNEFYGDHAYTFEIGDVDPETKKLIQITKESLYVGIREFKANNRVGDVGYAIQKYCEDHGYGVVRELVGHGLGKKMHEDPEMPNYGKRGRGKKFIEGMVVAIEPMINGGTHKVRQLKDGWTIVTQDGKPSVHFEHDVALVNGKPEILSTFAYVHEALGIVSTEEDEFRQKALVL
- a CDS encoding GxxExxY protein; translation: MKNNLTEKIIGAAIEVHRALGPGLLESAYQECLLFELKRLGLSTSKEIALPIIYKDIKLDHGYRIDLLVENKIVVELKTVETFSDVHFAQILTYMKLGNYPLGLLINFHTKLLKNGIKRFINTPQ
- a CDS encoding class I SAM-dependent methyltransferase, translated to MKKVFKLILNTIPRPLLIRLSYIVRPVLAFILKGNTYTDPIDNKSFKTFLPYGYGNQRNNVLSPSTLSLERHRLLWLYLKNETDFFQPEPVSGSSTKESKRIILRATETSSALKVLHFAPEQAFYKRFRKMKNLDYVTTDLNSPLADVKADICNLPFEDDAFDIIFCNHVLEHIPDDTKAMQELYRVLKVGGMGIFQIPQDLAREQTFEDNTITDKKERAKIFGQYDHVRVYGRDYFDKLRSIGFKVDEVDYTANLSKGAIEKYCLAKGEIIPVVYK
- a CDS encoding DUF423 domain-containing protein, which produces MTQQIIIATGALFGMLSVIFGAFGAHALKKILSTEQLHSFEVGVKYQMYHAIVLLTIGLNSNNIASTTYWCFTLGVILFSFSIYGLILSDAKGKKFRFLGPITPIGGLLLVIGWLLLLINVL
- a CDS encoding FAD:protein FMN transferase encodes the protein MKQITLLLVFLLSISCEKELKNTKLSGTVFGTFYEVTYSSEVNYEKQIDSLFYVINKSMSTYQTNSDISKLNRNETVEIDTHFRKVYEVSKTIYKETEGAFDPTIGAIVNAWDFGSEGKIVNLDSLKIDSLMLTVGFNKVLRTDHTITKPKGTFLDFNAIAKGYAVDIIAEFLDKKGAQNYIVNIGGELHAKGINIEKNNGWTVGVENPNFDGTQSLSRTLILTNEAMATSGTYRKFKIDKDGNRYAHIIDTKTGYPSKTNLLSISVIAKDCMIADAYATAFKTMGIEKVKVFLKSHPELKVFLIFENDKKELQTLSLNGFTER